Proteins from a single region of Carassius carassius chromosome 37, fCarCar2.1, whole genome shotgun sequence:
- the LOC132118304 gene encoding protein LZIC yields MASRGTSETSKLRQNMEEQLDRLMQQLQDLEECREELEEEEYEETKKETLEQLSEFNESLKKLMSGNMTLVDELGGMQLAIQAAISQAFKTPEVIRLFAKKQPGQLRTRLAEMDRDVMVGKLPRDVFTQQKVEILTALRKLGEKLTTEDEAFLAANASATLSHFEKVTASLGSEDKILALASSGVGKSPT; encoded by the exons ATGGCTTCTAGAGGGACATCAGAAACAAGCAAACTGAGACAAAACATGGAAGAACAGCTGGACCGGTTAATGCAGCAGCTGCAGGATTTAGAGGAGTGCAG AGAAGAACTTGAAGAGGAGGAATATGAAGAAACCAAAAAAGAGACACTAGAACAGTTGAGCGAGTTCAATGAGTCATTAAAGAAGTTGATGTCTGGGAATATGACACTAGTTGATGAACTGGGGGGAATGCAGCTG GCGATCCAAGCTGCCATCAGCCAGGCATTCAAGACGCCAGAAGTCATTCGGCTGTTTGCTAAAAAGCAGCCAGGGCAATTGAGGACAAGACTGGCTGAG ATGGACCGTGATGTGATGGTTGGAAAGCTCCCTCGTGATGTGTTCACTCAGCAGAAAGTGGAGATCCTCACGGCTCTGAGAAAACTTGGCGAGAAG CTGACAACAGAAGATGAAGCGTTTCTTGCTGCAAATGCTAGTGCCACTCTGAGCCACTTTGAGAAGGTGACTGCGAGTCTGG GATCTGAAGATAAGATACTGGCACTGGCCAGTTCTGGAGTTGGGAAGTCCCCGACATAA